Genomic segment of Citrus sinensis cultivar Valencia sweet orange chromosome 7, DVS_A1.0, whole genome shotgun sequence:
TGCAATTTGTATTAGGTAAATATAATCTGGACAAGCTTGCTCTGCTTTCTCTGTTTATTAATTCTCATCTATTCTCTGTGTTTTAAGGCAACTTATATGATGCACTCTGTTACGAAACTTGCTTAGtttgtaagaaattttgtataattgGAATATGTTTTAAGACAactatgattttattttcaactattATAGATGGCTAAAAGACTATTAGGAGTTTAATTAGGcctttgtttaattttgagaCGTTAAGCGAATAAAACGataattgtaaaattctaattttgaccaagaaaataatggtaatataaagtttttcatcatataattatatcataaaattaacttaactttcaaattattttaaaatttttttgtcaaatacaTTAGTACTCAAGGGCGGACCCTTGACTTTTTATCATGCCAtgctaatttataaatttaattgagtaATATTTGTGTCAATGTCAGTCTGGTAAAGGAGTAAAAACAGCATATATGTTAAGCAACgcaacaataaattttttagtaaaatacATATACTTAATTAAGAATGACAACATTGCAACAAATAAGCTTAttagaatataaattattaaaacagtacagtaaaaaattatttatgaaactctttattattttagtgataGAAAATATGATATATGTTGTCAAttgttaatatataattttgtaaatttttaatactagcGACactattataatatattgacatacttttttttccatttatactgaactataattttttttataataggtTAAAACAATACTAACAATACtaacattttaattcataatgattctaatttatttaataaatatataatttaattatttcataaaataagtTTCTAACTCTAATTAGGAAGGgcgccaaaaaaaaaaaaaaaaaaaaaaaaggcgtGCTATGaactaatgaaattttacttaaaaactTTTGTGGTGTTCTTGGCCTCCTCAAACTATTTATATGGTTGGTTGATTGTATCACGTTTGATGTACCGTAACATATctctttttttgtcttttcctGATCCACTGTTAAGATCTAGCCCAAACTTAATTCAACGGCTAAAATGTCTGTTGGATTATTAACACTACAGTCCCTAATGTTtgctacaaaattaaaaaaagtaaaaacgtTCAAACTTTTGACATATAAgtccacaatattttaaatttttttacacttAGGTATATTAACCTAGTTAATTTGATCGATAAaatgacttattttatatttgaaataatatattcaaattaacactctttcttattaaataattatttaatatatagtaaacccatgtattaatttaatataattaatacataGTAAAAtgacttattaaataattaatttagtataTAGTAAACTCATTATAAATgtgaatatgaatttaatcTCTTGTTCTTAATTTGTagctaatatttttttttcataatactttttcaatatatagtcaataatttcaatacgttgtaaaaatatattaagttATCAATTAATAAGGTGTTTTGGTATTGCTTAATAAGACAGTACCAAAAAAGGTGAGgcccaaagaaaaaaaaaattgctctTCATTTAGTCATACATCTAGAACTTGATGAGCAAGTTTAGAAGTTTTCAATGAGGATTTGGTGCCAAAACAATTTTATGCCCCacattaatttagaattttttttttttttttttttttttgcatctCATGCTCAATAACTTTGAGTCAGTGATGGAATTCAATTGTTAATTGCTAGAGACATGGAATTGAAACTAGTGGGCATGTAAacagtttaattagtttttttatttaattaatttatttagtaaaaataaaaattagtttttatcaAGGATATATATGACATTTAGGTAGATGTACAgagtaaattttctttttaaaacattgatGATTGGTGTGTGAATtagtaattagaaaaatagccCCACCTTTTGATTtaagttcaaaaaattaaaataagtaggaCTAACAAGCCAGAATTTAGGActatctgatttttttttaattttataataaaataggaATTGCAatgtaattaattcaaaaaaattaaaaaaaaatggagtatGTTACCATTGTAATAACATAGCTAGATcctacatatatttatatttatattcaataattACTTGTTATAGCTCCTAATAGCTACACAAGATATttcgagaagaacttgataAATCGGACTTGAAAGAACAAATCAGATTTAATCTAACAAGAAAGAAATCACAAGAATCAGACTCAGAGCACAGTTTCAAGTGCACAACTTGATGAAGGAAAAAACTGCTCTTTTATTAATCTCAACAATCGAATTACAGGCTGAtaacaaagaagaaattacAAGAATCACAAAGAACCAAATTGCAAGCAAAATGAAcaagaaatgaagaagataTCAATATGATATCAGAGGCTAGTCACAAGTGCCTTTTATTCTGATCTTTCTGGAAAACGTCATAACGAACTCTTAATGAATTCTACCACATCAGCATAAGTTTTTCAACAAGGCCCCTCCAACTGAAGTCGATATGCACACTGCCCCAAGAATTCTTCAAATCTTGCATTTAAACCCAACATACTAGCAACTTATTTCCTCACATGGATTGTTGAGTTGTGTCCCACATTGGCTAGTAAAGGGGAGATATTTGAGTTTATAAGGAGGTAGGTCACTCTACCCAATAGGCTAGTTTTTTAGGTTAGATACttagaaattttatattaagttcccccaacaagtggtatcagagctaaaCCCTAGTAGTCGGAATGTGGCGGTGAAACAACTCAGGTATGTCGGACAAAAAGACCGGAGTCTGACGGTGGTTTCGTCCGAGAAGGAATTGTTGAGTTGTGTCCTACATTGGctagtaaaatgaaaatacttAGGTTTATAACAAGGTAGGTCACTCCACCTAATAAACTAGTCTTTTGAATTAGATATTTAGAAATCTTATGCTAAGTCCCCAACATTACTAATCACATCTTTCTAAGTAGCTAGTGTAAATATCAAATCAGCATACAATTCTTAACCTATTTTTGTATTCAGGTGATATTTATGACTTTTTAACTCACTAGTTGTTGTGAAATAGAGTAATCAACGAGCTAGAGATTACGTGGTAAATGATTCATTGGTCCTTCTTCATATGCTAATTTTCTGACGCGTATATGAATCTTGAGTTGACTCTTAAAGAACCAATTATCAAACGATGAAAGACTTTACCAAGTCTACGGGGTCCCGCAAGCATGAATTGAGTTTGACGCGGCGACCATTTGCATTCAATGTATTGATGcgtgaaaaaaatatatttatttattagaagacaaaaaaattattataaaagaaaaaaatactttactataaaataaacccaCCCCATAATAAATGCTTGAAAGTGATtggatataaattttttaaataattttttaacaattaaaaactcattattaatttgtaataattaggGTAATTCAGAATCCAATTCGATCTACTTAATCTGTCTTATTCGTAGAAATGCAATTTTTatgtggattggattggattaaaaattaaaaaatctatgaTTGGTGGATTAGATATgcatttacttttataaatccgtgaatccgcaaaaaaaaaaattatttaattaaaaaataaaacttataaatgtGGCATTAGtacttactaataattaaataaattaaaatatagttacattaacatcatattatatcaaatatgataataatatatgaaataaaaataattaaatgaacaaATATAACTTCTCAAACTGTTAATTTTCATGTGTcgaaataaataagattttttcttttaagtgtgttatattttgaaactttgaatgtatttttttgttttatttaaaaaattaattaatttaatcttatttaattttattgatcggtagtaaaatcatttttatattaaatttttttatttaattagtttatggattgagcataattaaaaaattttagtccgCAAAACAATCCATAAAATGGTGGATTGAATATGAATTAAGTCAAATCTGCATCCGATCTGCaaacatataaattatatttaagttgaatttcaccaatttatgaatataatataattaaaaatttataatttataaaatcatgaatcgGATATGAATTGAtatcaaatccacaaaattcAATCCGCAAACACCCTTAGAAATAATCATTTGATCGATCTCAACTGATCGCTTTGCgatcttcaatatttttgttgCCTCATGGTGTGTTtgatattatttgatattttccgtattgcaaaaatgaaaatcaagaaaatatatttgggggGCCTGGAAATTGGCCTTTTCCACTTCTAAAGCACTGCAGAGaagagtttgaaaaaaaatggggTTTGTCGGTTGGCTGTCTCCCAGCCAGGCCCACAAACTACTTTTTTCTGCATTCTTTTTAGCAACCCTCTTGGTACAGCAACcgtttatttgtaaattttgaaaaattttctaccatttttttccctctttgtcaaatttttgCGTACGTATCTCTCTAGTATAATATccgattttttttcccttcttttccaaatcttatttaataagaactggagttaattttatttgcaaattgtttgttttgacAAACACGGTTCCATGTGTATATGATTTTTAGTTTGTACAtgttatttcctttttttagaTGAGATTTTTGAACATTATCATAAAGCATTAGttatagaaatttaaaatttttttatggtaatAACTAAATGCTATTCTTTTTAATACTTGCccatttactttttcttaaaCTAACTCCAGTTTTTATGAAACAAgatcaagggaaaaaaaaagaggaaaaaatagCTGATCCTCgtctattcttttttttttttttaaaaaaaagatttatcgCTGATCCTTCTAAATCTTGCCTGCATTAATTAGTTTGAACTTTTGTATCTTCGATTCTTTGTCCAACAACATGTTACGAATCTTCGCTGTACTTTCAAAATCCATGTGCATAATCAGCACATGATGTTTACGACTCTTCCCTGCTGACCTGAAGTCGTCCTTGGCATTTTTCTAAACGTGTTCATTTGATCCTTGATCTCAATGGATCATTTGCAATCCTCATTATGTTTGTTGCCTTGGTGTCTGCTGTCTTCTTGATATTAGCATTCACTTTTGGTTTATCTAGAGGAGTAGGTTCAGCTTCTTTTATCATCTTGTTATTATTGTCGATCACCTGGCCGCAGTGGGCATCTTAGGCTTGATTTTCTACCGCGTGAGGAGAGTTGAATAAATGTACATATATTAACTACAATCTAGGAAACTAATTTAAATAGGATAAGGATTCTTAATGTGCATTAGAtccttctaaaaaaaaaagaaaaagaaaaaaacaccTTCAAGTTCATTTGAAATGGTTATACTtacttcaatatttttcttttatagaaCGTAGTTATGCATCaacttaattttcaaatctcacTATTCATGGAGCGTCACGTATTGACAATTTGAATATGTTAAAATCGAAATAAATCGTAATCGTAATAAGTTGAATTAGAGTGGAGAATGAAAATCAGAATAAGTTGATTATTtgaaatacaacaataataataagaatcaaCAATATATccattaatatatttactttatcttataattgGAGTAAATTGTTAACAAGTTATAAAAATGCAGTTACTTAAAATTATCTATTTtccattaacaaaataaataaataaactttttaaaagaagtatatgcatgtttattataatagtaatagtaataataataataattctgaTTTTAGTTCCtagtaaaattcaaaagttttaagaggttacatattataattatgctCTGCCTACGCATTACCactttagaattttaaatagaaattatttaaagcaGTCCTTTGCCTTTCAAAcggaggggaaaaaaagaaagaaagaaaaattaaacaagtacACATTTATGGTCCATTTGTAATGGAAATGCTTCTAccttttttgacttttgaaaCGCGGGTTCTAAATATACttcttatttcattaaaagagGGTACAAATAAGAGTCCAGTGAGTATCCATAATTTGTCAACATACGAGTCAAAAACTGGtaatgtatgtatatatataattgtagaGACCATGCTAATTTTAGCTAAATATTTCACCTTCGCGTGTATCACGCGTAAACTCTAGTAACTGAGACTTGGGAAAGTTCTGAAGAATATACAAACCCCATGAATAATTCTGCTTGACACTGATTGGGtataattaaagtttttttttaatatgtttaaCAATTATCTTACTGCCaagtttattcttaaaattgtTCTTCTTATCATTAAACACTCATTATTGATTTGGAATAATCATATGATCGATCTCAATGGATCGCTTTGCAgtcttcattatttttgttgccTTCGTGTCTACTGTCTTCTTGATATTAGCATTGACTTTTGGTTTGTCTagtggttattttttttacagtcCACTAGCAATTTCTTGCTTAGTCTTGTCGATCACTCTGGCAGCAGTGGTCATTTTAGGCTTGATTTTCTATTGTGTGAGGAGAAAGCCCAGAAACAGAGGTAAAAGTTTCTCATTTCATTACACGATTTTGAGAGTTGAATATACTTACATACCTATACATATGTTAATTAAAGCTTTAATTTCTGCACCATTCAGGGGAGGATTTGATGATGTTTGATTTGGATTTGAACCTGAAAGCCGATCCCGTAAACAATAAAAGGACAAAAGGAAGCAAAAGGAAGGAAGTTGATCAATTGCCCTTATTCAGTTTTTCCAGTGTTTCTACCGCAACAAATAAATTCTCGGACGCAAATAAGCTCGGAGAGGGTGGTTTTGGACCTGTTTATAAGGTAATTGAgacatcattttttttggaacAATAGTTTCATTATTAATAGAACTATAAATATACCATTTTCAGGGAGTATTGAAAAATGGAGATGAGATAGCAGTGAAAAGGCTTTCAGGAAGATCTGGACAAGGACTGCGAGAGTTAAAAAATGAAGCTTCAGTGATAGCCAAGGTTCAGCACAAGAATCTTGTTAGACTTTTGGGCTGCTGCATTGATAGAGATGAGAAGATTCTGATCTATGAATACATGCCTAACAAAAGCTTggacttctttctttttggttagTTTCAATCGgctatttttaagttaaatggTTAACATCATcgaattatcattatttttttaataaaaaaattaagtcacTAGATACAAATAATTAGATTATGCGGTCTACATTTTTTGTTCGTGCATAATGacatttagttttatttgcTGAAAACTATATAGACCCAAGCAAGCGAATATTACTAGATTGGGGAACGCGTGTTCTTATTGTTGAAGGGATAGCTCAAGGGCTTCTTTATCTTCATCAATACTCTAGAGTGCGAATTATCCATCGAGATCTGAAAGCTAGTAATATCTTGTTGGATAAAGACATGAATCCCAAAATATCTGATTTTGGAATGGCAAGAATTTGTGGAGGAAATGAGTTACAAGCAAATACTAGTAGGATCGTTGGGACTTAGTAAGTAAATGACACAAACCAAAATTAAAGTGATTAAGTTATCCATAAATTactgattattatttattaattattgaattacaGTGGTTATATGTCCCCGGAATACGCACTCGAAggaatattttcaattaaatccgaTGTGTTTAGCTTTGGAGTATTGTTGCTTGAGATTTTGAGTGGTAAGAAGAACACTGGATTTTATCGAACCGACTCTCTCAATCTGCTAGGTTATGTAAGTAACAAAAGCAGTTACACATATTCTAATTATGTGGTTTTAagtgtaaatattatattcctGAGTATGCTCGGGTGAGGATGCACACTTCGTACTTTTACAGTGCTGTAAAGTATGAGAAAATTCGTGCTTACACCCACACCAAAGCGTTTTCAGTATATTCTGTATATCAAGTGCACAACTGTCTAATAACATCGTATGGTTGTTTAGGCATCGGATCTGTGGACAAGCAACAGGACACTGGAGTTGACTGATGCAATATTAGAGGATGAATCCTCCAAGCAGATGCTGTTAAGATATGTGAACATAGCACTCCTTTGTGTAGAAGAAAGTGCTGATGATAGACCCACCATGATTGATGTTGTATCGATGCTTACAAATGAAGCTGCAGCATTACTTCCTCCGAAACAACCTGCTTTTTCATATGTAAGAAACACTGTGACTTCAACATCGTCCACCGGCAAGGTAGAAGATTGTTCAGTCAACCAAGTGACGATTTCAATTTTAGAAGCGcgctaatttttattttaatgtatgCCGACTCCTTTTAATTAAGCTTGCATGTTGCATTCAATCCATTGGACTCACCATTTGGTATTTAGGCTTGTTATTATACGTATAGATTCatatctattttctttttctttttcttttttcttggtatttcaaattaaaaaaaaaatgttagcCCAGATAC
This window contains:
- the LOC102608661 gene encoding G-type lectin S-receptor-like serine/threonine-protein kinase CES101 isoform X2, translated to MDRFAVFIIFVAFVSTVFLILALTFGLSSGYFFYSPLAISCLVLSITLAAVVILGLIFYCVRRKPRNRGEDLMMFDLDLNLKADPVNNKRTKGSKRKEVDQLPLFSFSSVSTATNKFSDANKLGEGGFGPVYKGVLKNGDEIAVKRLSGRSGQGLRELKNEASVIAKVQHKNLVRLLGCCIDRDEKILIYEYMPNKSLDFFLFDPSKRILLDWGTRVLIVEGIAQGLLYLHQYSRVRIIHRDLKASNILLDKDMNPKISDFGMARICGGNELQANTSRIVGTYGYMSPEYALEGIFSIKSDVFSFGVLLLEILSGIGSVDKQQDTGVD
- the LOC102608661 gene encoding G-type lectin S-receptor-like serine/threonine-protein kinase CES101 isoform X1, producing MDRFAVFIIFVAFVSTVFLILALTFGLSSGYFFYSPLAISCLVLSITLAAVVILGLIFYCVRRKPRNRGEDLMMFDLDLNLKADPVNNKRTKGSKRKEVDQLPLFSFSSVSTATNKFSDANKLGEGGFGPVYKGVLKNGDEIAVKRLSGRSGQGLRELKNEASVIAKVQHKNLVRLLGCCIDRDEKILIYEYMPNKSLDFFLFDPSKRILLDWGTRVLIVEGIAQGLLYLHQYSRVRIIHRDLKASNILLDKDMNPKISDFGMARICGGNELQANTSRIVGTYGYMSPEYALEGIFSIKSDVFSFGVLLLEILSGKKNTGFYRTDSLNLLGYASDLWTSNRTLELTDAILEDESSKQMLLRYVNIALLCVEESADDRPTMIDVVSMLTNEAAALLPPKQPAFSYVRNTVTSTSSTGKVEDCSVNQVTISILEAR